The DNA region GAAGGATTTGGAGGATGAGATGCAGAGACGGGAGAGGTCGCAGATGATCAAGAAGTATCACTTCGTTAGGTTTCTGGGTACGTCTCTAATTCCATTGACAATGGACAAGGGAGATAACTAATAGACTGCATGAAGACCGCAAATCAGCAACCAAAGACCTCAAGCGTCTCCAACGCCGCGAAAAGGAAACTACCGACCAGAAAGCTCTCGAATCTCTCCGTGAAAAGATCCACGCAACTCGCGTTAACCTCAACTACACAATCTACTACCCCCTCACCGACAAATACATTTCCCTCTACGCAGAACAGAAACAGAAGAAGCCTTCTCAGTCCGAGTCTGGCGCGGACGATACCCATTCCGGAGCCGATGAGAAGGATACCGTCGTGACGATGGCTCTGGCGGATACGGGGAAGCCGCCTATGTGGTATACTGTCGAGAAGTGCATGGAAGAGGGAACGCTTGATCTTTTACGGGAGGGCAAGTTGAACAGCCCAAGAGAGAGTGGAGGGAATACGAAGAAGACATCGACGACAACGgaacaaaagaagaaggacgtTGTCAAGAAGGCTAGCAAGCAATCGAAGAAACCCACGGAGAAGACAAGCAGCGGCACCGAGTCGAAGCCGGAGACGCAGCCTGTCAACAGAAGGATCAGGCGTAATGCTGCCAGAGAAGACGCCGCCATGCGCAAGGCCCAGAAGGATGACGGTGATGACAGTGACGGTGGTTTCTTCGAGATTTGATTGTCCTCTGCGCCATATTGTATTGGGATTGTGTGTATAAAGATGTCATATATCGCATGTGCATAGTTTAGGAGTTTGGGATTCAGCATTTTCTTCTCGAGCAGGCTAATTAAGTACACTGATTATTTTGGTGTTTTTCTGCCCTCCGTTTCTTTTGAATCCAGTGCTGTCCTTCCCGCAGCACCTTGGCGATGCACCCAGATATCCCAGAGTCCATACATCTAGCCTTCAGATGTTGCCATTCAACCCTCACTGCTCATTGCAAGCAATACAATAACCAGACTTACTGCATCACCTATACTCACCTGCATATCCACACCAGCCTAACACATACCAGTAGCACAAAGCAAGGACCTTGTTAAGCACACTGTTTTGTCCTAGCCTCAGTCATCAGTCATTATCGGCTCTGGTTCTATGAATTCATACTGAAAAGTAAAATGATCCTTTGCTTTAAAACAGTTGCTTCGCTTGCTCGAAAGTTCCATCATCAAGCAACGCCTTGATCTCAATggatttttcttcttctatcATCAGATGACGATTATTGTTTAGGCGGCTTCCTCCGACTGCGTTGAGCACGTTGAGGAATGGTTTCAATCCCTTTGTCACTATACTTTTGAAAAATGTATGTTAGCAATAAGTACCCATATGCGTTACGGAGAACTATCGAAACTCCCCAATTTCTAGGATCGCTTCGGATGAATATACCATACAGGTACAGGAAGGGTCGCAGCTCCTCTTGTATTCGTCTCTTTCGGCATGACGCGATGGGGGCCGCCATGTAAGTGGATATGTTGAAAGTTTGGATGCGGTTGTTTCAAGTGTTATATGGCATATCCCTTCAATAGTTAGGATGGTACGAGCTAGCGTTACTGAGTGGCTATAATTCTCGGTAAGCAGTTTATCGAGGCTTATATCCTGCGTCTGGATATGAGTTTCCAAACTCGGCCAATCGTGCAATCTTGGACTGGCTGTATTCGCTTGTTATCGGCTTCGAACGCTACGAGCTTGATGGGTGTAATTGTTCTCGGgatggaggatgatgagagTACTGGAGTATGACGGACAGTGAAGGGTTTCTCTACTATACCATTGAAGCCATACAGATGGCATTCACCGCAGTTAAATGTCGCTAGGCTCCGCTCTGGAAAGCTGCTACAAGTGCGATCGTGCAGTTATTTGCCAATTGACAATGGAAAAAGTGTCATAACTCATAAACATCCAATgcctaaaaaaaaaaaaatcatatGACTACCACACGTAAGCGCCAGATCAAACTCCACGCTTTGAACATCCCCATCCAAAATGTAAAACATAGATCGTGCCAACCCAACCGAAGACTGAAAACACCGGACAGAAAAGATGAAGTGTACGGAACAGGAAAGACGGAGGAAGAGAGTAAAAAATGGAAGAGGGGATCGTAAATCATAGGCCAAGTTTAACACCATCAAGGTGCTGGTTGTCAATCCCAGATTGCCGGGCCAACGAGTGTCATCTCGTATCATAAAGTGTGCCTAGGGCGAGGTGCGAGCGCAACGGGCGCCCGTAGTTTCAGATCTCACATCACAGCGCAAGCTCCACCACTCTGCGCTCTCCGACGTCTCCCCCCAAACGCAGAGATACCCCCAATACCATacacatcctcatcatcatccgcaTTAAAGAGACGCTCAGCCTCGCGCGCGCGACGTCTTCTCCGCCATACCCCCATGCCAGTGGCACCGGCTTCTTCAGTGGCCATCATATAGTCTGCCCATTTGCGATCCAGTCTGCTCGCTGCAGCGAGATCGCCGCGCAAGACCCGCTTCTTATGCTCGTCGACGGTCATCTGCCAGCCGTAGAAGCATTTGAGATGGATTATTTCGTTGGGGTACACCGGGGGTGGGGGCGGAGCGGATGTTGAGGGATTAGTCGACGATGGGGGCTGTTCAGAGTCCTGGGTTTGCGCAACGGTAACAATTGTTTGCTGGTTCTTGTAGGCTCGTGGGATATAGGCGTTGCTGGAGAGGACCTCCTTGACACCTGCCCAAGTGACATTGGCGCAGTCAAAAACGACCAGGTGCAAGCCTACTTGAGGCAGGTTCCTGTCGTAACCCCTTCTGCGAACGCGGTAACTGGCTTCCATCAGGGTGAGGTCGGAAACGCGTGTGTTGTCCATCTCGACTGAACGGAGCCCTAAGCAGCTCTTCATCACTTGGAGCATTCCGATGTCGCCTAGAGACTCACAGAAGCTGATATTGAGGTGTTCTAAACAAGGAGCACATGGTGATCTGGCAAGTGCAATGAGTGTATCGTTTGTCAGGTGCTCCAGATCTTCAAGCTCGAGATGCGACAGCTTTGGGGTAGTGCGTATGACGTCAATGATGGAATCGTCACTCAGTTCGGGGCACTGGGAGAGCTGAAGGCCTTCGAGGTCAGGCACATTGTGCGccatgctgctaacaccATCGTCCGTTACATTGGGGCATTGGTGGAGGTCCAGGTGTCTGAACCGTCGAGGCGGAACTATAGGTTGGTCGGTAAGAACATCTATTTCCGGATCGACACCGTGCATAATGATCTTCAAGCTCTCATCCGTGAGGTTTGTGCGGCTCATAACTAAACGTTCGAGCGTGTTCTTCTCGAACAATCCCAAGGCGAAATCTTCATCGTCGAATCCATTTATTTCGCTAGCCCGAAGATCTTTCAATTGCGGACATGATGCGACAACCCTCTTTAACCCCTTCGTACTTATATTGATGCACCAGGAAACATTCAAGATTTGAAGCTGAGGGCAGCAATTGGCGATAGTCTTCATAGAAGAATCCGTCACACTTGTCAATCCAGTAACATTCAAGTACTCCAGACGAGGGTTTCGCTGAAGAAAGTGATTGACGGTATGCTTGTCGATGCGACTCCCTTCAAGACAGAAGTTAACCAAATTCTGGCACACGTCTGACATGCGATCACCGTCCGTCAACCATTTGTCTCGCAATTGCACACAACCcctgaggttgaggttgcgAATGAACGGACCAGCCGCCATGATGAGCTTCACGAGACTATCACTCGAAATGGTATGATAGTAGTCGGTCGTATCAACATGAACCCACAATTGCCCATCATAGCACATGTCATGCCATGTCTTCGAAACGGATGAGCAGCGTATAATTTCCTTGGGGGTCAGATGCTGGAAGATGCGCATCTTGATCTCGTTGGGCATATCACCCCAGAAGTCGAAGgctttctttgatgaaaTCGATGGCGTTGTAGGTACCGGCTGCACAACTGATTCACTCTCTTCAACGATGTCTTCGACCATTTCATtgcatggtggtggtgaccCACGAGATGTTGGTCTCAATTCATTCGGCAGAGGCACTGTCCTCAATTGGGAGGCGTTGGGGGAATCAGTACCGATGACGCGGATGCGCGGACTTCCATCTTGCTCCTCTCCCGGAACCCCTGGAGTTACCGGGCGAACATTCAATCCACCATACACTTGAGAGGAACTGCCATTCCCTAAGCACGGATTATAGGCGGACTGAGAAAGCGAAACGCAAGATAATGACGCCTTGCCATCGCGACGGTAACCGGTGGACTGGGATCGACCGCGCCTGATCAGACTCGGACTTGACGACATTCGCTGGAGGCTTTGTAGCAATTTACGGCGCCCCTTGAGCTTCGGAGGTTGTCCCAGTGGGATTTGGCCGTTCGAGGAAGTCGGACTCGCCGGACTCACTGGTGACGCACTCACCGGGGAATGCGCAGCTCGTGGCATTGTGCCGGCCATGGTGACGTCCGTAGAACAAAGTCACGGGGACCTTTTCGCAATTcacgacgaagaagagagaaaaaaaaaaaaaggcagtTCGAAATCCTTTTCGCAGACAGTAAAAAAACAAATATAAGGGTTCAAGATCCAATGCGACAATTCGATGACAACACGCGGGTATTCCGCAATGACGGTTCTCTTAAACACCCATAGTTAACCAATTTCGTTATACTCGTAAGTTTCGTTCCGCAACCTTAAAAAAAAGACGAATGAATGATGATAGTGTTCCTGAAAGCAACTGTGGAGTGATTCAATGAATGTCCAAAGTATCCCGGATCGCACAAGTCAAGGGGCCAAATTTGATAATCAAGTTCGCCTGCCGGCAAAAGAGCGAACTAAAGCGCGAGTCGCGGACTGCAGGCGATTCGGGGAGATTGGCCGATACCGATATTGGAGGCGTTTCTCGGTTAGAAACGTACCATGGAACGACGAAGCCGTGAGAAACCCGGGTGGCCGAAACCGCGTACTGTGATAGTAGTGGTATACGCGAACGTCACTCAGGCATCATCCAGGTTGCAAAGAAGCCAGCAAACACCACGGTTTAGAGCACGGAGAGCGGAGGAGTCGAAGAGGAGAACAGGCAGAAGAGAATGGAGGGAAGGGAGAAAGTGAGAGAAAAAAGTGTCAGCAGGAGATGTTGGAGATAGTACTAGTCAGCTGACCGTTATACCAATAACCATACAAGTACGGTTGTGCCAATCGTTCACCAATCAACATAATTGTGCCCTGAAATCAATACCGTTCACCTATCAGAGAAGGTTCCTGCTCTTACCGACATGTACTGTATTATACTGTATGGAATATGTATCGCCACACGGCTTATCGGCGCTTCTTATCGGCTGATCGGACGATGAGCCACGCCAGCCCCACTTGGTGGCGGCCACTAACCCCGACTTCCGTACAAAAGCGGGGGAGCCACTTACCGTATGTTACGAGGTACGTTACCACTGTGGCACAGCTTGTACAGATACATTCAAGTCCCGATACCAGATACTATTAGAAAGAGAAACAGTCAGGAAGATATGCCATTTGAAAAATCATGCTGGGGTTTGGCATGACTCGATAATGGTCATCTGAGCCTCGTCACGATATGGCTTTCTCTCCTTGCGACAGTGGAGATGTATCACGTATCGGAGTGTATCGGACACACAAATAACGCATTCATCGGGCACAAAAACGTCACCCCAGTTTCCGGTAATACCAGGCATATATTTCACGCCAATAGCCCTGACCGCTGTTGTTCCTGTACGCCGTCGGGGACATTGACTGTTAGGGAACATGCACATTCCAAGTTATATTAGCTCCATCGGTGTGCTGTCTTGTCTTACTAGTCAGCACTAGTTTGTGTGCCTGTCATAATCGAATACGGTTTTCTGTTGAGACTACCTTGGGCATACTTTTGCTTGGCAATTCACCAAATCTTGATATCTATCATATTTACCAGGGAAGACCAACATGCTGATCTATGCGCCAGTCCCTAAGAGGATATTTTCCCTAAATGAACAGTCTACTTCCGATTTTCACTTGGGTTCTCGACGAGAGGCTGTCGGTTGAGACTGTTTGCGAGCGCTCCCTTAAGAAAATCTCCGTTGAAACCCGTTATCTTCGAGTAATTTCTCCAATGCCAGTTACAAGATAGCTGGCGGATTGAACCACCGACAAACTCTCAGAAAGTACATTTATGATGTCGAGCCTGGGCCAAACGACCTTGTTCCGGAATTTTCTTGGTGGCTTAATACACGCATCGAAATTGATTATGGCCGAATTTCATGACTTGGTTTGTATGCAGTTTGAAATTCCAGGACATGGTCTGGCAAATTATCGCTTTCCTGGATCTAGCCGGATGGGATTGACATTGTTTCTAGGGTGCTTCTTTGCCGTCTCTGTGAAATTGAGGTTACGGGCAAGATCAATAAAGGTATGGTCGAGGCGTCTGGTATTATGCAGAGTATTTTCCGTCGACCACAGGGAAACACAGAGATGTTGAGAGAAGTATAGATCCTCTTTTGTAGTTGGGTTCTCAGTTATGCACATTACGCAACTCATGATGGCGCAAGATGAGCCGAATATGTAGAGAGCATGGGGGAGGGGAGCACGACGAAGGGGAATTGCCTACGACCAACCGTCACATGCACATACCACACTACTCAACCGCTTCTTCTCAATTGAATGAGCAAACAATCACTTCTTCCACCCAGCCTCATACATATTTTCTGGTTCTGAATGAAAACTATATAATTGCTTAGTAATGTTTCAACTTTAAGTCACGTGCGAGTCCCAAAAGATCAGGATTTCGGTCGACAGACGAGCCATCATGGACTGTCACTGCCAGGATGGCCGAGTCGCGTCCTCCGGGAGAGGAGGACACGTTCTATTTTGCTGATAACCTGGAGCAAAATGGTAAGCGTGTCTCTTGTTTTCCCTTCGGAATGGGAGCTGTGGCTAATCATTAAGAAGTCAATTTCACCTTAGATCCCAATTTGCTCGACTATCCTTCTATTGAGTCACAGTTTCTGGATTTAAGTGCTCTTGATTCATTGAGATCTGTCGAAAAACCTGATCATTCCGCACTCCCATCTGTTCCGGCTGGTTATGACTCGAATATATCATTACCATTACCATTTGACGCCGCTGATGGGAATAAGACCCCGGGGCAGTCAAACCAAGACTTTACAGATGTCTCATCTCACTATGATTTCTTTCCTGGCTTGCTACCAGATTATGTGACAGCCGACAGTACGGTAAATTCAGAACCAACCCCTTGTGCTCAAGAATCAGAACGTGCTGGGCCAGGTGCCGAACCTGCAGAACTGCGCCATGCGACCATTCCGAATAACTACCAATTACCGGCTAGTGACTTTACGGGTCTCCCCCGGCGCAGAAGTCGATACTTTGTCCGACGGTTGGGGCCCGACCCAGATCCAGTCTTTGTTCCGAACTCGTGCGCGCTAGACCCCATGGACAGATGGCATGAATCACCCCCAGAAGATGAACCGGCATCCATGGCAGCTATCATGGATGCGGTTAGGAACGCACCTTCTCGTGACTATAGTCGCTTGGGTGACCGTGGTGCTATATCTAATGCGTTTCGGCATTACCGGCGAGCTCCATCTACTTCTAGTGGGGAGTCGAATGGGTCGTCAAGGGTATCCGGGAGCTCTGGTGTGTCCAATTCATCACGGGGATTGTGGACAGGCCTATCTCATCACTCCCAGTCTCGAGTCAACAAACCAACGCGGCGGCCTCAGAGAGCTACTGATAAGCCGCGCATATTCTGTTGCACGTTTTGTTGCGATACGTTTAAGAGCAAATATGACTGGGCGCGTCACGAGAAGTCTCTTCACCTGAACCCAGAGGCGTGGTACTGCGCACCGCATGGAAGCACAGTCTTCTCGATCGTGACAGGAAGAAAACACTGCGCATTCTGCAGCGCATTGGACCCTAGTCCTGAGCATTTGGAATTTCACAGCCACAATTCTTGTCGAGATGACTCTAATAAGCCCCGTTCATTTCGCCGAAAAGACCATCTCGTCCAACATCTACGGTTATTCCATCGTCTTGAAGCTATGCCTTTACTTGATGATTGGAAGATTGGGGAATCCGCAGTCTCGTCACGCTGCGGTTTTTGTGAACATTTGATGAATAACTGGGACGAACGAGTCGACCATATAGCTGAACATTTTCGTAAGGGGTCTACCATGAGAGATTGGCGAGGTGAACATGGATTCCCGCCCGAAATCGCCGAACGAGTGACGAACGCTTTACCTCCGTATCTTATTGGCTCTGAATCTCAGAGTATGATCCCATTTTCCGCGACCAATGTACATGTCCGAGATCACTTTGCACAGATCTCGTCTCGTGCGAACTGGAACGAAGAGGGAAACCGAAGTGCCAATTGCGAAAAGACCCAAGTCGCTGCACCTGCTGAAACACCAAACGATAGTATATCGCGCTCAGAGTTAAGCTCCTTCACGGAGATTCTTACCCTCCATCTGAGCCATTATGCCCAGCGACAAATGACGTCTGGTGTCATACCTACGGACGAAATGTTTCAGCAAGAAGCTAGGCGGGTCCTCTACGACTCGGAGGACTCGTGGAATCAGACCATCGCTGATAACCCGGAGTGGCTTTCTGCGTTTCGAAACTTGCACTGCGGATAGCAGAGGGCCGAACATCGAGCAGAGACAGTTGATACCGGTCtcactacagagtacaatcCGTTAGCATTGCAAAAAATTGTATAGTTTCCAAGTGGGCCCAAGGCGTAGGGCGCGCAGGCGCTAACCCGATTGGGAACAACGTACAAAAATTGGTATGGGCTTTGTGTCCTTCTCTTATCGCGGAATGATTTTTCTGCTGTCCATTCCTCTTGCGGTCGCATAATGCTTTTGTTTCGTCAGTTGTCCTCATTGTCACCGTCTGTACTGAGAAAACCCATAAGCCGCACCATGTCTTCGCTCTCACCAGAGAACTCACGGATACATGTCCTTGGACTTGGAAGCATCGGCACCTTTACTGCACATTCGCTGCGTGAAATCCCGAATCATCCGCCGGTCACTTTGCTTCTGCATCGCGAGTCGTTACTGGACGGATATCACCAAGCCGGTCACCAGATCCTACTCGATACGCGCGAGGGAACCCGAGTCGGACATGGAGGGTTTGACCTGGAGGTTTTCCGGCAGGGGAATTGGACCCCAGTACCAACTATGGCTGACAGGCAGATGGGATCTGATTACGGTGGCGATTCAATTATCAATCATCTCATAGTCAGCGTCAAAGCTACGCAGACCGTCTCAGCCCTGCGGCCACTCCGGCATCGTCTCTCCCCCGGCTCGACTATACTCTTTCTACAAAACGGATGCGGGATGATAGAGGACGTGAACGAAACTCTATTTCCCGATTCACAGTGCAGACCATCTTACATTGTCGGCGTCGTCTCGCACGGTGTCACATCTGACAGAACTTTCCATGTCCATCACCGGGGCCCCGCCGCAATGTCTCTCGGGCCTGTTCCTCGAAAGCCCGGACCGACATCATCTGGAGGCAAGCAGGAATGCAATTATCTCCTACACAGCCTACCCCAAGCCCCCCGCCTGAACGCAACCGCATATTCCTACATCGATGTCTTCCAGATTCAACTCGAAAAACTCGCCGTCAATGCCTTCTGCAACCCACTCTGCGCATTGAACAATGCTAAGAACGGCTTTCTTTTTACCCTCCCCGATACACGGCGGGAAATCCTAACAGAGATCTCCGCGGTTGTGCTGGCATTGCACGAACTACAAAGCGTACCTGGTGTCCGCGCACGGTTTGCGGTCGAGCGGCTTGAAGCCACGGTTAATAGGATTCTAACTCAAACAGCGGAGACGACATGTTCGATGGTCTGGGATCTCAGGGCTGGGAGGGAGACGGAGGTCAGATATATCAACGGGTATTGGGTGCGGAGGGGTAGGGAGGTCGGAGTGAGGACTCCGATTAATGAGTCATTGATGGAGCAAGTGCTTGTGCGGAGTAGTAGTTCTGGTCACAGATGACCATGAATATAGGAATTATCAAGATGCCTTAATAAATGATTATTCTTCAGCCACGATCCTTACCACATTACTTTCTGCACAGTGGCTGACGGGCAGAGAATGGTCGTCTGTGTTAGGGAATGGCGCATAGGCTACACCCCTGTGCTTGTCTTTTCTAGTTGCCCTACACCATACCAATTCAGTCAATACAAGCGCTTAGGTCCATGAACATATATTGCATTCACTGGATCAACTATGTAGTCTTGTACACCTTGTTCGATCAAGTCGAGAAACAATTCGGCGAGCCCAAACAGTTGCGAGCTATACAGATCTCGTGACCAGTTTGCAGATACTGCTCCTAAAACTCCTTCCACGGCCCCTTCCCGGGGTGAGGATAGAACGGATCATTACGCCAGTACGCCCTTACAGCCTTCTGCATGCCCTCCTCGTCCATTGACATGTCAGTATACAAGTCGAAGTCAAGCATCCACATGGTATGCTCACCCAGGACGTTTGGCATGGTATCTCCTGCCGTCGCCCGTCTGGCGGCGCCAGCACGAACTCAACATCATTACTGCCTATTTTGCCAATCCAGTACAACGTTGCCAAAGTCTCCGCTACGGCTCGCGCATAGGAGCTCATATCACCCACCGCCAAGCCAATGTCTTCCATCTGGTCGACATGAAACGGATAGTTCCTGAGAAATGAACTTTGAGGGCTCTTTGCGTATGCATCTCCAGCCAAGGTACGGCCTGATAAAACGGTGGTGGTTAGCTCTGTACGCACTGGCTTTGGGCCTATTATCAGGTGTGCAGTGATCCTGATCAGCAGCTCTCTCGTCGCTTCGGGGAATGGCGGGATGCGCTGAGACTCGAGAGTGTTGCAAGGCTGGTAATCTGCTCCAAATGTCCAATGAAGCCACGACATTCGGGAACTGGATCTGAGGAAATTTTTTGTACTCAGTAAGTAACCTTCCTGCTATCTTGAGATCCGTCAATCGGCTCATGCTCTCAACTACGCGCTGGTGCATGTTGCAGTCATTCTGCAGAGATCGGCTCGTCCAGCCATCTTCACTCTTGTATGCTGACCCGTACTCTGATGCTGCCCAGATGCTACCGCAAGATCCACGGCCGGGACAGTGAAATTCAGGAAGGTGTTGCTCTTCCATTTGTCGTATGTTCTGTAGATAATGCACGAATCGTAAGTATAGATACTTCGATGGTTTGCTAGCCCAAGTATGTTGTATGAATTCTCTATGAAGCGCTATCTGAGAGGTCATGAGCGATTCTAGGCACCAGACGTTGACATCATATTTATCATTGAAGCTCTAACTGCCTAGCATTTCTTCTTGAGCTAGCCCTAAACCCCCATTACACGGCGATCGGATTCTAAATATTCCGCTctcacgtgtttcacgtgacTCATTTATCTTCGACACGACGCGTTTCATCGACTGTAAGAACCCCCAGAATATATTTTTACGATGACAACGGATGACTTACCCAACGAGCACCTCGAATGCATGCAATGGGCGATATCCCACGGTGCTGAAGTCCGTGGCGTCGTTCCGGCCCGATTCCCCGGTCGTGGCCTTGGGATGGTGGCCACCAGGACGATAGAAGTGAGCATACAAGTCCAGATAACGGAGAAAACATCTCACTAATCAACCTATCCAAGAAAGACGAGACCATTATCACAATCCCCTTGTCTTTGATGTTGACAGTTGACAGTATCCCATCAACCTTTGTCAAGAAATTTCAACCCGGCACTCCAGTCCAAGCTATTCTCGCCGCGTATCTCACTCGCGGTGATAGGAGATCACTCAAGAAATGGGATCCGTGGCGCAAGGTATGGCCGAGTCGACAGGTATTCGAAGATAGCATGCCCCTATTATGGCCGGAATTCTCGCAGAGCAATTCAGGGGCAGGTGATATTATCCTACCACCTTCTGCTTCTGGGACCCCGGAAACAGCCCAGGCGAATCCGTTGAGTGAAGCCGATAAAGAAATATATCAGAATATCCTCTCCCGACAGCGGACGCGACTTCAACGTTCGTGGGAGGATGTTGTTTCTGTGATCCCTGATATGGACTGGGATTCTTTTTTGCATAATTGGTGTATTGTTAACACAAGGAGCTTTTATTATGTCGGCCCGGGAAAGGATGACCCGGAAGACTGGAATGATGCTTTAGGATTGGTGCCTTTTGTGGATTACTTCAATCATTCGGATGAATGGGTAAGTACCTTCGAAATACATGAACTGTAATGGAGCACTGACAAGAGCAAGACTTGTGATGTCGCATTCAGGCGTACGGATTACATTTTCAAGGCAAACAGACGAATTGGTAATCCCCCGTGACAGTGGTAGAATTACATGGAAAAGCAGCTGACATCGCACTCCAgaaaaggatgaagaagTATACATCAGCTACGGAGCGCACACCAATGATTTTCTGTTGATTGAGTGTGAG from Aspergillus chevalieri M1 DNA, chromosome 2, nearly complete sequence includes:
- the EFG1 gene encoding Efg1 domain-containing protein (BUSCO:EOG09264UKL;~COG:S;~EggNog:ENOG410PSH4;~InterPro:IPR019310;~PFAM:PF10153;~go_process: GO:0006364 - rRNA processing [Evidence IEA]), which codes for MPKDRYHSRDLSPAHRERGVNKRKHREASEDAPVKKKIQLATQKREKNEYPSVNELKRRIRAVKRLLEKVDLSADARIVQERALSGYEKDLEDEMQRRERSQMIKKYHFVRFLDRKSATKDLKRLQRREKETTDQKALESLREKIHATRVNLNYTIYYPLTDKYISLYAEQKQKKPSQSESGADDTHSGADEKDTVVTMALADTGKPPMWYTVEKCMEEGTLDLLREGKLNSPRESGGNTKKTSTTTEQKKKDVVKKASKQSKKPTEKTSSGTESKPETQPVNRRIRRNAAREDAAMRKAQKDDGDDSDGGFFEI
- a CDS encoding F-box domain protein (COG:S;~EggNog:ENOG410PJ93;~InterPro:IPR001611,IPR001810,IPR006553,IPR032675;~PFAM:PF13516,PF00646,PF12937;~go_function: GO:0005515 - protein binding [Evidence IEA]), encoding MAGTMPRAAHSPVSASPVSPASPTSSNGQIPLGQPPKLKGRRKLLQSLQRMSSSPSLIRRGRSQSTGYRRDGKASLSCVSLSQSAYNPCLGNGSSSQVYGGLNVRPVTPGVPGEEQDGSPRIRVIGTDSPNASQLRTVPLPNELRPTSRGSPPPCNEMVEDIVEESESVVQPVPTTPSISSKKAFDFWGDMPNEIKMRIFQHLTPKEIIRCSSVSKTWHDMCYDGQLWVHVDTTDYYHTISSDSLVKLIMAAGPFIRNLNLRGCVQLRDKWLTDGDRMSDVCQNLVNFCLEGSRIDKHTVNHFLQRNPRLEYLNVTGLTSVTDSSMKTIANCCPQLQILNVSWCINISTKGLKRVVASCPQLKDLRASEINGFDDEDFALGLFEKNTLERLVMSRTNLTDESLKIIMHGVDPEIDVLTDQPIVPPRRFRHLDLHQCPNVTDDGVSSMAHNVPDLEGLQLSQCPELSDDSIIDVIRTTPKLSHLELEDLEHLTNDTLIALARSPCAPCLEHLNISFCESLGDIGMLQVMKSCLGLRSVEMDNTRVSDLTLMEASYRVRRRGYDRNLPQVGLHLVVFDCANVTWAGVKEVLSSNAYIPRAYKNQQTIVTVAQTQDSEQPPSSTNPSTSAPPPPPVYPNEIIHLKCFYGWQMTVDEHKKRVLRGDLAAASRLDRKWADYMMATEEAGATGMGVWRRRRRAREAERLFNADDDEDVYGIGGISAFGGRRRRAQSGGACAVM
- a CDS encoding uncharacterized protein (COG:S;~EggNog:ENOG410PMKQ;~InterPro:IPR013087); the protein is MAESRPPGEEDTFYFADNLEQNVNFTLDPNLLDYPSIESQFLDLSALDSLRSVEKPDHSALPSVPAGYDSNISLPLPFDAADGNKTPGQSNQDFTDVSSHYDFFPGLLPDYVTADSTVNSEPTPCAQESERAGPGAEPAELRHATIPNNYQLPASDFTGLPRRRSRYFVRRLGPDPDPVFVPNSCALDPMDRWHESPPEDEPASMAAIMDAVRNAPSRDYSRLGDRGAISNAFRHYRRAPSTSSGESNGSSRVSGSSGVSNSSRGLWTGLSHHSQSRVNKPTRRPQRATDKPRIFCCTFCCDTFKSKYDWARHEKSLHLNPEAWYCAPHGSTVFSIVTGRKHCAFCSALDPSPEHLEFHSHNSCRDDSNKPRSFRRKDHLVQHLRLFHRLEAMPLLDDWKIGESAVSSRCGFCEHLMNNWDERVDHIAEHFRKGSTMRDWRGEHGFPPEIAERVTNALPPYLIGSESQSMIPFSATNVHVRDHFAQISSRANWNEEGNRSANCEKTQVAAPAETPNDSISRSELSSFTEILTLHLSHYAQRQMTSGVIPTDEMFQQEARRVLYDSEDSWNQTIADNPEWLSAFRNLHCG
- a CDS encoding ketopantoate reductase family protein (COG:H;~EggNog:ENOG410PMYW;~InterPro:IPR003710,IPR013752,IPR036291,IPR013332, IPR008927,IPR013328;~PFAM:PF02558,PF08546;~go_function: GO:0008677 - 2-dehydropantoate 2-reductase activity [Evidence IEA];~go_function: GO:0016491 - oxidoreductase activity [Evidence IEA];~go_process: GO:0015940 - pantothenate biosynthetic process [Evidence IEA];~go_process: GO:0055114 - oxidation-reduction process [Evidence IEA]), with the translated sequence MLLFRQLSSLSPSVLRKPISRTMSSLSPENSRIHVLGLGSIGTFTAHSLREIPNHPPVTLLLHRESLLDGYHQAGHQILLDTREGTRVGHGGFDLEVFRQGNWTPVPTMADRQMGSDYGGDSIINHLIVSVKATQTVSALRPLRHRLSPGSTILFLQNGCGMIEDVNETLFPDSQCRPSYIVGVVSHGVTSDRTFHVHHRGPAAMSLGPVPRKPGPTSSGGKQECNYLLHSLPQAPRLNATAYSYIDVFQIQLEKLAVNAFCNPLCALNNAKNGFLFTLPDTRREILTEISAVVLALHELQSVPGVRARFAVERLEATVNRILTQTAETTCSMVWDLRAGRETEVRYINGYWVRRGREVGVRTPINESLMEQVLVRSSSSGHR